The Acidobacteriota bacterium genome segment GGGAAGCCGGCTCCTGGGCGATGACGCCGGGGGAAGAAAGTGTGGTGGATGCCAGAACCAGGGCCAGCATGCCCAGGATGGAAAGGGCGCGCTTTGCCGCAGCGGAACATACTTTCATACCGGACTCCTTCGAAAAATAATGGCTTTCCTGCCTTTCCCGCACGATGCACCAGGGTTAACAGCTATCAATACGACCGGACGGCAAAAACTGTTTCAAATACCTGCCGTTTGACGAAAACTTGTGCGCGCGGAATGTTCCTATTTAACAGCATACGGGGTAGAATGAAAGGGATTTCACCGTGGGCGGCGGATTTGCCGGCGGCCCGGGCGGCCGCCGGCATCCGGTGGCGTTTCCCCTACTGCGGATCGGACGCCCGCTTCAGGGTCGGGCGGCTCCTGCCGGGGGACTCCTCCCCCTCCCCGGTGCCGGCGGAGGGGTCCTCCCCCTGCTCGGTCCGGCGCTTGAGGGTGGGGCGTTTCTGTTCCGGGGCTTCCCCCGCCTCCTCGGCCTTCTGGGCGTTGTCTATCGACCGGAGGCGGTTCTGGATCCGCTGGAATTCGGAGGTGTCCACGATGTAGGCGTCCTTTTCGGGGAGGTAGCGCTGTTCGTCCAGGGCGGCCACGATCCGGTCGTCCGTGGAGGGGTGGGTGCGGAACCAGCCGGCCAGGCGGCCGGGCTCCGATTTTTCCTCCCGCTGCAGTTTCTCGAAAAAGGAGACGAACCCGTTCGGATCGTAACCCGCGTTCCAGAGATACTGGATCCCCAGCTGGTCCGCTTCGCGCTCCGATTCCCGCGTGATCCCCATCAGCTCGAGGTTGAGCCCCAGGCCCAGGGCGTTCTGAATCCCCATCTGCGCCCAGTAGCCCCCGACGAAAAGGGCGGGAATGGCCGCAAGCTGCAGGTACTGGGCCTTGGACATGCGCACCGTCGCGTGCCTCGCGGTGACGTGCGAGATCTCGTGGGCCATCACCCCGGCCAGTTCCGACTCGTTCCCGGTCGCCAGGAGGAGGCCCTTGTTGATGTAGAAAAACCCGCCGGGAAAGGCGAAGGCGTTCACCTCGTCGGTGTCCACGACCTTGATGTAGAAGGGGAGCTTGGCGTCGGAGTGCTTGACGATGTTCTGCCCGATCCGGTCGACATACTCGCTGATGACGGGGTCTTCGACCATCCGGGCGGTCTGCTCGAACTCGTCTGCCACCTGTTTGCCCAGCTCGATCTCCTTTTCGAGCGAGACCCAGTTGGGGAAAACATTCCACACGCGCCCCGTGACGTCCCGGTTTCCGATCTCTTCGACGTTTTCGTGCTTCCTGGCCCAGGCGGCCGGCGACGAAAGGATGGCCGCGGCCAGAAACAGCGCGGATAATTTCGGAAACATGTTTTTCATAAAATCCTCCGCTGGGGGCGGTTGTTTTCTGTGACCGGGCCCGTTATCCTACCCTGTGCGGTCCCCGCGGCCGGGCCTGGAGGGGCATCCATACCTATAGACGTCACGGATCCGCCGGAGTTTCAACATTTAAATAGTAAGATCTTTTGCGACGGGGGTCAACCGGGCCCTCCCTCCGGGGGCGTCCCGCGGCGCCCGGATCCCGTTGCGGCGGGAGGGGCAGGTATGAAGATCCTGACTGCGGCGCAGATGGGGGAGGTGGACCGGCTCACCTCGGAACGGTTTCACGTCCCCTCCATCCTGCTGATGGAAAACGCCGGACGCTCCTTCTGCGAGGAGCTCGCGCGATCCGTTCCCGGGATCGCCCGGAAGCGTATCCGGGTGCTGTGCGGCCGGGGGAACAACGGCGGGGACGGTTTCGTCGTCGCGCGCCACCTGGCGCTTGCCGGGGCGAGCCCCCGGATCGCCCTGACGGCCGATCCCGCCGCGCTCCGGGGGGACGCCCTGGTGAACTACGAGATCGTACGGGCGATGGGCCTCCCGATCGACTCCTTCCCGGCGCCGTCGGAGGCTGCGGCCGCACTCGAAAAGGGCCCGCTCCCCGACATCATCGTGGACGCCCTGTTCGGGACCGGCCTGTCCAAGCCGATCGGGGCCGATTACGGGCCCGTCCTTGAGTGGATCGACCGGGCGGCGGCCCACGCGTTCGTGGCCTCCGTCGACATCCCCTCGGGGCTGATGGCCGATCGCGGGGAGATTCCCGGCCCGGCCGTCCGGGCCAGGCTGACGGTGACCTTTTCCGCCCTGAAGCCCGCGCTGGTCCTCCCGCCGGCGGCCGACCTGGCCGGCCGCGTGGTCGTGGCCCCGATCGGTTCGCCTCCCTCCCTTTTCGACCATCCGGACTACCTCCTCGACCTGGTGGGCGAGGAACTGGTACGCCGGGTCCTTCCCGCCCGCCCGCGCGAGGGGCACAAGGGATCGTTCGGGCATGCCCATATCGTGGCGGGGTCCCGGGGCAAGATCGGGGCCGCGCTGATGGCGGGCCTGGGCGCGCTGCGCGCGGGGGCCGGGCTGGTCACGCTGTGGCTGCCCGAAGGGACGCTCCCGGGGGCCGCCGGCCGGTTTCCGGAGCTGATGACGGAGCCCCTGCCGGAAACCTCCGCGGGGACCTTCGATCCCTCCGGTCTGGAGCGCGTGCTCGCGCGCCTCGTCGACGCGGACGCCCTGGTCCTTGGCCCGGGGATATCGACCGAACCCGGGGCCCGGCGGCTGGCCCTGGAACTGACGGAGCGCTCTCCGGTCCCGGTGGTGCTCGACGCGGACGGGATCAACGCCTTCGCGCTGTCCGAAACGCCGCCCCGCAACCGGAACGATCAGCCCGTCATCCTGACCCCGCACCCCGGCGAGATGGCGCGCCTCGGGGGGGCCACCGTCGCCGAAGTCCAGCGGGACCGCCTCGCAGCGGCGCGGCGGTACGCGTGCGCCCACCGATGCCACGTCGTTCTCAAGGGATTCCAGACCGTGGTCGCCGCCCCCGGCGGGGAGCTTTTTTTGAACCCCACGGGCAACCCGGGGATGGCCACGGGCGGGACGGGAGATATCCTGGCGGGGATGATCGGACGGTTCGCCGCCGCCTGGCACCTCGCCCTCCCCGGGGCCGGGGATGCCGCCCCCTGGATTGCGGCCGCGGTCTACCTCCATGGCCTGGCCGGGGACCTGGCGGCGGAGGAGAAGGGGATGGAGTCGCTGGTAGCCACCGACCTGCTCTCCGCCCTCCCCGGGGCGTTCGGGAGGGTGCTCGGGCGATGAGGGACCACGGCAAGGCCGGCCCCGTCGTCAGGGAATATGTCAGCCGGTCCCCCGAAGACACCTTGCGCATCGGTGCCGGGATCGCCCGGAACCTGGAACTGCCCGGGGTCGTGCTGCTGCGCGGAGGCCTCGGGATGGGGAAGACGACGCTGACCCGCGGGATCGCCCGGGAACTGGGGGTCCGGGATCCGGACGAGGTCAGCAGCCCTTCCTATACCCTGGTCCATATCTACGAAGGGCGCTGCAGCGTCTACCACGTGGACCTGTACCGTCTCGAGGGCGCGAGGGACATCTACTCCATCGGGATCGGCGATTTCATCGGGTGCGACGGGGTCACCGTGGTGGAATGGAGCGAACGGTTGTCGGGCGGCTTCCCCGGGGCGGTGGAGGTGGACATCGAGGACCGGGGAGGGGACGCCCGGCTGCTGCGGGTGCGCGTTCCCCGGTCGGGGAAACGGAGGCGCCGCGGAAGGCGTGGGGCGGATGAGATTGGATGAGGTGCCCGGGATCCCCCGGGCCTGGACCGACTTCGTGCGCCGATTCCGGGCATCCGGGGATCCCTTCGACCCGGAGCGGTTCGGGCGGATGGCGGAGCGTATGCCCGGGGCGTCCGGCGGCCGGCCCCTGCCCGGAGGGACGCTGGCCGTGGTGGCCCACGTCCGCACGGGCCCCCTGGGCGGCGCGCTGTCGGAATGGTTGAAGTGCCTGACCGCGGTCGGGGTGGCCTCGGAGCTCTCCGCGCGCGGGCGGCGGGCGACGGCCGTGATCGGGTTGCGTCCCGACCCTCCCGGCGCCGCGTCCGGGCCGGCGCCGCGCCTGGTCGATTCCCGGGGCGTGATCCGGGAGGTCGACCCCGCCGACCTCGGGCTGCTGGCCGATCTCCTCCGCGTGCCCCCGCCCCGGGAGGGCGCGCGCCTGCCGGGGCTTCTGCTCGGGCGCCTGCTGGGGGAGGAGAACGCCGTCGTCCTGGAAGCGCCGGCGGCCGCGGCGCTGCCGGCGGTCGTGGAGGTGGTCGGGTTCGAGGACATCGCGGGGCGTGCGGACTCCGGGCGGCCGGGGGGGAAGGGGCCCGTCCTCTGGCCCCGGGTGAGCGCCACCCTCCTCGACGGGCGCAGCCGCAGAACCCTGGAGCGTTACGGCCTGGTTCCGGGCGATCTTTTCGCCGGGGAGGAGGCGGCCGTGGGCGCCGTCCTCGGGCGGATGCGCACGCCGGTCCCCGGGCGGCTCGAGGAGCTGCGCGGGGAGGTGCTCCGGGTCCTCTCCGGCCCGGGCGCGCAGGGGGGCGCGGGTGAGAGGTTTTTGAAGTTCCGGGACGCCTGCCGGGGGAGGATCGTCTACCAGCTGGACAAGGTGCGGCGGCAATGCCTCGGGGCGGTCGCGGTGAAGGAGGCGGCGGCGCGGCGGCGGGTGCGCCGGGCGTGCCATTCGCTGGCTCCGGGCGGGAGGCCGCAGGAGGAGGTGTTCGGCGGCGTCTGGATCCCGCTCCGCTTCTCGCCCGCGGGGCTCGGCCGGCTGCGGGAGCGGCTCGATATCCTGAGCCCCGAACATCAACTGATCGAAATGGACTGAACCATGCAACTGGACTTCCTTGCTTTCGGCGCGCATCCGGACGATGCGGAGCTCTTCATCGGGGGGACGCTGGCCAAACTTTCCGACCTCGGGTACGCCACGGGGGTGGTGGACATGTCGCGCGGGGAACTGGGGACGCGGGGAACCGCCGCGGTGCGCGGGCGGGAAGCCCGGGAAGCGGCCAGGATCCTCGGCCTGGCGGTCAGGGAAAACCTGGGCCTTCCCGACGGCCGGATCACGGTCACGGACGCCGCGCGCCTCTCCGTGATCCGGGTGCTGCGCAAGTACCGCCCCCGGATCGTCGCCACCCACTACCGGGAGGACCGGCACCCGGATCACGTGCACACCGGCCGGCTCGTGGCCGAGGCGGTGCACCACTCCGGGCTGGCCAGGATCCGGACCGGGCAGGAGCGCTACCGGCCGCCCGTCCTCCTCTTCTTCAAGCTCCCGTGGAACGTGGCGCCCAGCTTCGTCGTCGACGTCGGAGACTGGGTCGGGCGCCGGGAGGCCGCCATCGCCGCCCACCGCTCGCAGCTGTACGACCCCGCGAGCCGCGAACCGGCCACCTACCTGAGCCAGCCCGATTTCCTGGAGCGCGTGGACAGCATCCACGCCTGGTACGGCACCCTTGTCGGGAAGAGGAGGGCGGAGGCGTTCCATATCGGGGAGGCGCTCGAAATCAGCGACCCCGTCGCCCACTTCGCCCCGTAGCCGGGGTCACGCGCCGGGGGACTGGTCGCGGTACTGCAGCTGGTAGAGCTTCCAGTAGATGCCCCGGCGCTGGAGCAGCTCCTGGTGGGTGCCGGTCTCGCACAGCCTCCCGTGGTGCAGCACGAGGATGCGGTCGGCGCTTTGCACGGTGGAGAGGCGGTGGGCGATGACGATCGAGGTCCGGCCCGCCATGAGGGTGCGGAGCGCGTCCCGGATCAGCAGTTCCGTCCCCGTGTCGATGCTGGAGGTGGCCTCGTCCAGGACCAGGATTCTCGGGTCGTAGGCGAGGGCGCGGGCGAAGGAGAGGAGCTGCTTCTGCCCGACCGAAAGCGAGGCGCCCCGTTCCCCGAGGCGGGAGTCGTACCCCTCGTCCAGGCGCCGGATGAAGGGGTCGGCATGGACGGCCCGGGCGGCCCGGACGGCGTCGCGGCCGGTGATGGAGCGGTTCCCCAGCCGGATGTTTTCCATGACGCTGCCCGAAAAGAGGAAGACGTCCTGGAGCACGATCCCTATCGAGCGGCGCAGGGCCGCCAGGTCGTGGTCCCGGACATCGACGTCGTCGACGAGAAGGGTCCCCTCGCCGACGTCGTAGGAGCGGTTGAGGAGGGAGACGAGGGTCGATTTGCCCGCCCCGGTGGCCCCGACGACGGCGACCTGTTCGCCCGGCTCGACGACGAAGGAGACCCCCCGGAGCACCGGCTCCCCCGGGTGATAGGCGAAGCCCACGTCCCGGAACTCGATCTTTCCCCGGGTCACGGCCCGCGCCGCGGGGCGCGCGGGCGAAACGATCGCGGGGGGGGTGTCGAGCAGTCTGAAGATCCGCTCCGACGAGGCCATGGCCGCCTGCAGGATGGTGTATTTTTCGCTCAGGTCCGATATCGGCCGGAAGAAGCGGTCGGAATACTGGATGAAGGCCACCAGCGTCCCCAGCGTCAGCGCGCCGGAAAGCACCTGGTGCCCGCCGTACCAGACGATCAGGGCGACGGCCAGCGCGCCGACGACCTCCAGGAGGGGGAGAAACAGGGCGTAGTAGAAGATGGACTGGAGGTTGGCGTCGAGGTGGTCGCGGTTGACGGCGGTGAAGCGCCGGTACTGCTTCTCCTCCCGCCCGAAGACCTGGACGACGGCGGCGCCGGTGATGTTTTCCTGGAGGAACGTGTTGATGCGGGCGATGGCCGTGCGCACGCGGCGGTAGGAATCGCGCACCTTGATCTTGAACAGGAGCGTGACCGCCAGGAGCAGGGGGAGGATGCAGAGGATGCCCAGCGCCAGCTTGTAGTGGAGCACGAAAAGGAAGACCAGGATGCCCGCCAGCGTGAAGATATCGTCGAAGACCGAGAGGACCCCGGAGGTGAACAGCTCGTTGAGCGCGTCCACGTCGGTGGTCACCCGCGTCATCAGGCGGCCGACCGGGTTTCGGTCGAAAAACGCCGACTCCAGTTTCTGCAGGTGGCGGAAGATCTCCATGCGCAGGTCCCGCATGATCTTCTGCCCCATCAGGTTGATCAGCAGGGTCTGGGCGAAGCTCAGGGCGAAAACCAGGACGATGGTCGCCGCGTAGAGGGCGGCGATGCCGGTGAGGGAGCGGACGTCGCCGCTCTGGATCGAGCGGTCGATGGCCATCTTGGTCAGGTAGGGCTGGACGATGGAGAAGCCGGACCCCAGGATCAGGCAGACGACGGCCGCCAGCGCGCTCCGGCGGTACGGTCCGATATAGCCGAGGAGCCTCCGCATCAGTTTCGCGTCGTACGCCTTCCCCAGTACCTGTTCTTCCTGCGTCATGATCCCTGGAGTTCCGAGAGTTCGTCTTCCAGAAGCTGTTTGCGATAGAGTTCGGCGTAGAGACCCCCGAGCCGCAGCAGCTCCTCGTGGGTCCCCCGTTCGGCCACCGCCCCCTCCTCGAGCACCACGATCTCGTCGGCGCGCTGCACGGTGGAGACGCGGTGCGAGACCAGGAGCGTCGTCCGGTTTTTCATGACCCCGGCGAGTTCCCGCAGGATCCTCTCCTCGGTGTAGGTATCGACGCTGGAGAGGGAATCGTCGAAGACGAGGATCGCGGGGGAACAGAGCACGGCCCGGCTGATGGCCACCCGCTGCTTCTGCCCCCCGGAGAGGGTGATCCCGCGTTCGCCGACGAAGGTCTGCATTCCCCGGGTGAACGATTCGATGTCCCCGGCGACCTGGGAAACCCGGGCGGCCGCGAGGATCTCCTCCTCGCCGGCCCCGTCGGTCCCGAAGGCGATGTTCTCCGCGACGGTGTCGGAAAAGAGGAAGGTCTCCTGGGGCACGCAGCCGATCCGGCGCCGCAGGGCGCGCAGGGGCCAGGCGCGCACGTCCCGGCCGTCGACGAAAACGGTCCCGGGGGGCGGGTCGTACAGGCGCGGGATGAGGTTCACCAGCGTCGATTTGCCGCTCCCGGTGCGCCCCACGATCGCGAGCGTCATCCCGGCCGGCACGGAAATGGAGACGTCCCGGAGCGCCGGGCGGGGGGAAGCGGGGTAGCTGAAGGTGAGGTTGCGGATCTCGAGGGCGCCGGAGGCGCCGGGAGGTTCGGCGGCGCCCTCGAGGTCCCGGATGCCGGGAGGGGTTTCGAGGATCTCCAGGATCCTCCGCATCGAGGCCGAGCCGCGCTCGAAGATGTTGATCACCCGCCCGATGGCGATCGTCGGCCAGGCGAGCAGCGACAGGTATCCCATGAAGGCCACGAATTCGCCCAGGGTCAGCCGCCCGTGGATGACGTGCCGCCCCCCGAGCCAGAGCACCGCGACCGAGGAGAGCCCGATCAGCGCCGTCATCAGCGGGTAGAGGACGCCCCAGAGGCGGATCAGGGACACGTTGCGCCGGACGTAGTCGCGATTGAGGAGTTCGAAGGAGCGGATTTCGGACTCTTCGCGCGCGAAGGCCTTGACAACGCGGATGCCGGCGAGGTTCTCCTGCGTGCGGGTGCTCATGGCGGAAAACTGCTCCTGGATCTCCTCGAACCGGTCGTGTATCCGCCGGCCGAACTGCCTGACCGAGATCGATACCAGCGCCAGCGGCACGTAGGCCAGCAGGGTCAGCCTCCAGTTCAGGTTCACCAGGATGGCGGTGCTGATCACCAGGAGCATGACCGTGTGCATGGAGTACATGATCCCCGGGCCGAGCACCATCCGCACGGCGCCGAGATCATTGGTCGCGCGTGACATGATGTCACCCGTGCTGCGGGAGTGCAGAAAGGAAAGGGACATCCTCTGCACGTGGGCCAGGAAATCGTTGCGCAGGTCGTATTCGACCTGCCGGCTGACGCCGATCAGGATCCTGCGCATCCAGAAGCGGAAAAAACCCTCGACCAGGGAAATGGCCACGATGAGGCCCGCATAGGTGAGGAGCCTGCCGCGATCGACCGATGGACGCAGGCCGTCGACCACGTACTTCAGCACCCAGGGGGACAGCATTCCGGCGACGACCGTCAGCAGGACCATGAGGGCGCCGACGAGGAGCCTCCGGCGGTAGCGGCCGAGATAGGGGCCCAGGACCAGGAGCGGGTATCGGGACCGCGCCATCAGCGTGCGGCCGGTCTGCGCATGTCCCTGTAGGCGAGCGCCTCCCCGCCGCGCAGCTTGAACTCGACCGAATAGGCGCCGACCTGGGGCCGGCCGCCGACGAGCGCCACTTCCAGCCGCGCGAGTTCCCCGGGCCCGACCGTCTCCCGGTCCATCCGGGCGATGACGGTTTCCGTGAGGCTCCCGTCACGGGCATAGAGGCGGACCGCGGCGTCCAGGCCCTCGATCGGGTCCGCGGAGATGTTCCTCACCACGGCCCGGATCCGGAAGGTCTCGTCTCCCGGCGCATCTCCCAGGTAGAGAAGGGCGATCCTCTCCGCGGCGCCCCCCGCATGCCGGGAGTGGAGCGCGCGCGTCATGGAATCAAACGTCCTGTCGGGGAGGAGCACCAGAAGAAGGGCCGCGGCCGCGGCGACGCCGGCGAGCAGGAGCAGGGCCCGGGCGAGGTCGGCCCAGACCCCGGGCGCGTTTCCCGGCAGTGCGAACAGCGGGGGGGCGGGGGCGCCCGTCCCGCGCCGCTTCCTCCTGTAGGACAAAAAGAAGATGGCGGCCGTGCCCAGCACCCCGATGGCGAAGAGCACGGCGCCGAACAGGTTCAGGGGAACGGGGTCTGGGTTCAAGGTTTACCTGGCCGGATCGATGGGGAGCCTGGGCCGGCGGGGATCGACCGGCTGAGGTTTCTGCCCCCAGAAGCCCTTTCTTTCCCTGACGCCGTCGTCGTTCCCCATCAGTTTGACGCTGATCCGGCCCAGGACCCGCCGCTCGAGGGTCCCGCGGGAATCGAGCGGCACCCACTCCTCCGTGCCGTCGACATCGCGGTTGAGGGCGGAGACGTTGGCGTGCACCGTGACCATGGTCTCGTTGGGGGAGACGATTTCCAGCACGGTTTCGATCACCTGCCGCGCCTTGATCCAGTTCCCGGTCAGGGTGTCCTGCCGGACGGCGACCTTGTCCACCTCGCTGGCGGTGAGGGACCCGGTGATGAACTCGTAGGGGCGCGTGGTGATTTTCCCCTCTTTCCGGTCGTCCCGTTCGATGGCATACCCCATCTCCTCGAGCACGGCGCGCGTCATGTTGGCCACCTGGCCGAATGTGTTCAGGAATTTGACCGGGTCGGGCAGGCTGGGTCTTTCCGGCTGGGCCCAGAGGGGGGGAACCAGGCAGACCAGGAACAGGAGCCTCAGGAAAGGCCCGCGCAAAATCTTTCTAACCTGCTGATTAAGTGGCAATTCTGGTAACACGCAAAAATCGTAGCACCCCCCCCGGCGGAAGTCAACATCCGGCCGCTTGTGACCGGGGCGGAACCATGGTACATAGAGTCATATTCCCATGACGGAGGCAAAATGAGACATTGTCCGATGATCCTGGTGAGCGTGCTTGCGGCGGGGTTCCTGCTCTGTCCCGCCGCGGCTAACGCCGAGGGGGAGACGGAAATCACCGGCTTTTACCAGCAATACCGCGATTTCAGTTACACCGTCGGCCTGGAAGAATACGATCTCGCGCCGCGCAGCCTCGGGGGGGGAGGCTTTTCGATTGCGCAGAACATGGCCCCCTGGTTCGCCATGTGGACGCAGTTCTCCTTTTTCGGTTCCGCCGAGAACGCCGGGTTGCGCGTCCGCATGATCAACAACCAGCAGGGGGTCCGCTACCAGACGAAGGAATACGGGCCGGTGAGGCTGTACGCCAAGGGGGGGCTCGGCTTCTCCCGCTTCAGCATCGACACCGGACAGGGGAGTCTCGGGGATACCAAGTTCAGCGCCGCCTACGGCGCGGGGGCCCACATCTGGATGCACAAGCACGCCGGGATCAACCTGGACCTCTCGCATGTCCTGACCGGTCTGCCCAACCTGACCGACCTCGATACCCGGGAGAAATGGGATTCGGGCCTGGTCCTCACCACCGGGTTGACCCTCCGGTTCTGACCCTTCGCGCTCCCGGGGAGACCGCATGCCCAGATATGAAACCGAATGGATCGATTACGCGCTTGGGGCGGGGCAGGAATTTTCGGCCGCCGTCTGCGGATACTCCGGCCGGGTCCGGCACCTGTACATCGGCCGGGACCCGGTTCGGAGGGCGTTCGCACGCCACGTGGACGTGGAGGAGGAGTTCTGCCGGCAGGGGGACCACTGCCTCGATCTCGATTGCCCCCTCAACCGTTCGCAGCCGGAACATCTGCTGCACATGCTCGACATGAACGAGGACGAGCCCCTGGACGCCGAAACGGCCCGGCTGTGGGGGACCGGGAGTACGCTGCAGGGGTTCCTCCTCTTCGCCCGCAAAATATCGGCCGAACTGCCGGAAGCGCTCCGGCGGCGCCGCGAGCCGCTCGGGGACTGAGCTCAGTTCCTTTTTCGGAAGGGCGCCTGCTGGTACCGGTAGACGGCCTCCCGGTGGGCGGCGTAATCGCGCGAGAACTGGTGGGTCCCGTCGTTGCGGGAGACGTAGTAAAGATAGTCGGTGGCGGCGGGCCGGAGCGCCGCCACCAGCGATGACGCCCCGGGGTTGCAGATCGGCCCCGGCGGAAGCCCCCGGTGCAGGTACGAATTGTAGGGGGAGTCCATGCGCAGGTCCGCTTTCCCCAGCCGCCCCTCCCAACTGCCCGCGAGCTTCATGGCGTAAATGATCGTGGCGTCGCACCCCAGCGTCATTCCCCTCTCCAGGCGGTTGACCAGGACGGAGGCGACCATCGGCCCCTCCTCCCTCGTCCTGACCTCCTTTTCGATCAGCGACGCCAGCGTGACGATCCGGGGGATGTCCCACCCTTCGGGGAGCGGGTGCTCGCGGAGGGTACGGGAGACGGCCGACCGGAACTGTTCCGTCATCTTCCGGATGACGGCCTCGGCGTCGGCGCCGCGGTCGAAGCGGTAGGTTTCGGGGTAGAGGTACCCTTCCAGGCTGCGGGCTTTCGGCGCCAGGTCGCCCACCCACTCGGTGCGCCGGAGCGCCCGGCGCAGTTCGGGCAGCGTCCCGAAGCCGTTTTCCGCAAGCAGTCCCGCGGTCTCCTCCGCCGTCAGCCCCTCGGGGACGGTGATCGAACGGAAGTAGACGTCTCCCGTCGTCAGCCGGCGCGCGATTTCGCGCGGGGTGGCAGGCTGGTCGAACCGGTACTCCCCCGCCTGGATGCGGCCCTCCGAACCGGTCCACCTGAGGTAGAGGAGGAAGGGGAGCCGGGAGCGGAGAACCCCGCGGCCGGCCAGCAGGCGGGCGACCGCGCGCGTGCCGGAGCCTCGGGGGACCTCGACGTAGACCTCCCCCCCGGGCGCGCCGAGGTACGGGGTGGTCAGCTGCAGATGGACCCAGAGACCGGAAAGGAGCCCCGCGACGACCAGGAGCCCCGCGGCGGCTGTGGCGGCGGCGAGCAGGCGTTTCAAATCAGCTTTCCTCGAGATGTCTTTCCAGGATGAAGGCCGCGGCCAGAGAATCGACCGTGCGGTAGCGC includes the following:
- the bshC gene encoding bacillithiol biosynthesis BshC yields the protein MRLDEVPGIPRAWTDFVRRFRASGDPFDPERFGRMAERMPGASGGRPLPGGTLAVVAHVRTGPLGGALSEWLKCLTAVGVASELSARGRRATAVIGLRPDPPGAASGPAPRLVDSRGVIREVDPADLGLLADLLRVPPPREGARLPGLLLGRLLGEENAVVLEAPAAAALPAVVEVVGFEDIAGRADSGRPGGKGPVLWPRVSATLLDGRSRRTLERYGLVPGDLFAGEEAAVGAVLGRMRTPVPGRLEELRGEVLRVLSGPGAQGGAGERFLKFRDACRGRIVYQLDKVRRQCLGAVAVKEAAARRRVRRACHSLAPGGRPQEEVFGGVWIPLRFSPAGLGRLRERLDILSPEHQLIEMD
- a CDS encoding M48 family metalloprotease, translated to MKNMFPKLSALFLAAAILSSPAAWARKHENVEEIGNRDVTGRVWNVFPNWVSLEKEIELGKQVADEFEQTARMVEDPVISEYVDRIGQNIVKHSDAKLPFYIKVVDTDEVNAFAFPGGFFYINKGLLLATGNESELAGVMAHEISHVTARHATVRMSKAQYLQLAAIPALFVGGYWAQMGIQNALGLGLNLELMGITRESEREADQLGIQYLWNAGYDPNGFVSFFEKLQREEKSEPGRLAGWFRTHPSTDDRIVAALDEQRYLPEKDAYIVDTSEFQRIQNRLRSIDNAQKAEEAGEAPEQKRPTLKRRTEQGEDPSAGTGEGEESPGRSRPTLKRASDPQ
- the tsaE gene encoding tRNA (adenosine(37)-N6)-threonylcarbamoyltransferase complex ATPase subunit type 1 TsaE produces the protein MRDHGKAGPVVREYVSRSPEDTLRIGAGIARNLELPGVVLLRGGLGMGKTTLTRGIARELGVRDPDEVSSPSYTLVHIYEGRCSVYHVDLYRLEGARDIYSIGIGDFIGCDGVTVVEWSERLSGGFPGAVEVDIEDRGGDARLLRVRVPRSGKRRRRGRRGADEIG
- a CDS encoding ABC transporter ATP-binding protein produces the protein MARSRYPLLVLGPYLGRYRRRLLVGALMVLLTVVAGMLSPWVLKYVVDGLRPSVDRGRLLTYAGLIVAISLVEGFFRFWMRRILIGVSRQVEYDLRNDFLAHVQRMSLSFLHSRSTGDIMSRATNDLGAVRMVLGPGIMYSMHTVMLLVISTAILVNLNWRLTLLAYVPLALVSISVRQFGRRIHDRFEEIQEQFSAMSTRTQENLAGIRVVKAFAREESEIRSFELLNRDYVRRNVSLIRLWGVLYPLMTALIGLSSVAVLWLGGRHVIHGRLTLGEFVAFMGYLSLLAWPTIAIGRVINIFERGSASMRRILEILETPPGIRDLEGAAEPPGASGALEIRNLTFSYPASPRPALRDVSISVPAGMTLAIVGRTGSGKSTLVNLIPRLYDPPPGTVFVDGRDVRAWPLRALRRRIGCVPQETFLFSDTVAENIAFGTDGAGEEEILAAARVSQVAGDIESFTRGMQTFVGERGITLSGGQKQRVAISRAVLCSPAILVFDDSLSSVDTYTEERILRELAGVMKNRTTLLVSHRVSTVQRADEIVVLEEGAVAERGTHEELLRLGGLYAELYRKQLLEDELSELQGS
- the bshB1 gene encoding bacillithiol biosynthesis deacetylase BshB1; this translates as MQLDFLAFGAHPDDAELFIGGTLAKLSDLGYATGVVDMSRGELGTRGTAAVRGREAREAARILGLAVRENLGLPDGRITVTDAARLSVIRVLRKYRPRIVATHYREDRHPDHVHTGRLVAEAVHHSGLARIRTGQERYRPPVLLFFKLPWNVAPSFVVDVGDWVGRREAAIAAHRSQLYDPASREPATYLSQPDFLERVDSIHAWYGTLVGKRRAEAFHIGEALEISDPVAHFAP
- a CDS encoding NAD(P)H-hydrate dehydratase; amino-acid sequence: MKILTAAQMGEVDRLTSERFHVPSILLMENAGRSFCEELARSVPGIARKRIRVLCGRGNNGGDGFVVARHLALAGASPRIALTADPAALRGDALVNYEIVRAMGLPIDSFPAPSEAAAALEKGPLPDIIVDALFGTGLSKPIGADYGPVLEWIDRAAAHAFVASVDIPSGLMADRGEIPGPAVRARLTVTFSALKPALVLPPAADLAGRVVVAPIGSPPSLFDHPDYLLDLVGEELVRRVLPARPREGHKGSFGHAHIVAGSRGKIGAALMAGLGALRAGAGLVTLWLPEGTLPGAAGRFPELMTEPLPETSAGTFDPSGLERVLARLVDADALVLGPGISTEPGARRLALELTERSPVPVVLDADGINAFALSETPPRNRNDQPVILTPHPGEMARLGGATVAEVQRDRLAAARRYACAHRCHVVLKGFQTVVAAPGGELFLNPTGNPGMATGGTGDILAGMIGRFAAAWHLALPGAGDAAPWIAAAVYLHGLAGDLAAEEKGMESLVATDLLSALPGAFGRVLGR
- a CDS encoding ABC transporter ATP-binding protein — encoded protein: MTQEEQVLGKAYDAKLMRRLLGYIGPYRRSALAAVVCLILGSGFSIVQPYLTKMAIDRSIQSGDVRSLTGIAALYAATIVLVFALSFAQTLLINLMGQKIMRDLRMEIFRHLQKLESAFFDRNPVGRLMTRVTTDVDALNELFTSGVLSVFDDIFTLAGILVFLFVLHYKLALGILCILPLLLAVTLLFKIKVRDSYRRVRTAIARINTFLQENITGAAVVQVFGREEKQYRRFTAVNRDHLDANLQSIFYYALFLPLLEVVGALAVALIVWYGGHQVLSGALTLGTLVAFIQYSDRFFRPISDLSEKYTILQAAMASSERIFRLLDTPPAIVSPARPAARAVTRGKIEFRDVGFAYHPGEPVLRGVSFVVEPGEQVAVVGATGAGKSTLVSLLNRSYDVGEGTLLVDDVDVRDHDLAALRRSIGIVLQDVFLFSGSVMENIRLGNRSITGRDAVRAARAVHADPFIRRLDEGYDSRLGERGASLSVGQKQLLSFARALAYDPRILVLDEATSSIDTGTELLIRDALRTLMAGRTSIVIAHRLSTVQSADRILVLHHGRLCETGTHQELLQRRGIYWKLYQLQYRDQSPGA
- a CDS encoding porin family protein encodes the protein MRHCPMILVSVLAAGFLLCPAAANAEGETEITGFYQQYRDFSYTVGLEEYDLAPRSLGGGGFSIAQNMAPWFAMWTQFSFFGSAENAGLRVRMINNQQGVRYQTKEYGPVRLYAKGGLGFSRFSIDTGQGSLGDTKFSAAYGAGAHIWMHKHAGINLDLSHVLTGLPNLTDLDTREKWDSGLVLTTGLTLRF